From one Humulus lupulus chromosome 8, drHumLupu1.1, whole genome shotgun sequence genomic stretch:
- the LOC133795929 gene encoding uncharacterized protein LOC133795929: MVEYMDVIPTKSIGGSPRTLALTTKNQSSRDQPVQVLVPTVPVSNNEKLEKFTSVNFKTWKQKIVYSVMKTAKELWDSLDHKYKVEDAGAKKFLVGQFLNFKMVDSKNVISQVQDLQLIIHGIQAERMVFSSSFQVVAIIEKLPPAWLDFKNYLKRKEMSVEDLIRRLRIEEDNKSVEK, encoded by the exons ATGGTTGAATACATGGATGTTATTCCTACTAAAAGTATTGGTGGATCTCCCCGAACTTTGGCTTTGACCACAAAGAATCAGTCCTCAAGGGACCAGCCTGTGCAAGTTTTGGTTCCAACAGTTCCTGTGAGCAATAATGAGAAACTTGAAAAATTCACTAGTGTGAATTTTAAGACATGGAAGCAGAAAAT TGTGTACAGTGTGATGAAAACGGCTAAAGAATTGTGGGATTCTTTGGACCACAAGTACAAAGTCGAAGATGCTGGAGCCAAGAAATTCTTGGTTGGCCAATTCTTGAACTTCAAGATGGTGGATTCCAAAAATGTGATAAGCCAAGTGCAAGATCTTCAGTTGATTATCCATGGAATACAAGCTGAAAGGATGGTCTTCAGTTCATCTTTCCAAGTAGTTGCTATTATAGAGAAGCTACCCCCTGCATGGCTAGACTTCAAAAATTATCTAAAGCGAAAGGAAATGAGTGTTGAAGATCTCATTCGCAGACTTCGCATTGAAGAGGATAACAAAAGTGTTGAGAAGtaa